A DNA window from Coffea arabica cultivar ET-39 chromosome 6c, Coffea Arabica ET-39 HiFi, whole genome shotgun sequence contains the following coding sequences:
- the LOC113692258 gene encoding uncharacterized protein isoform X3, whose product MIETMAKKVVSFVPIYNKKLTKWDNKKKKVLHKLKKVLEFLKSDVYMFAPLVSSQTSDHVDSCCTTSTGIQAYEPFEVKNEDMFGKVKDYMKSDCYMYAPLVTHQPWLRSPIHAVSPATGSMSCSEMALTGRKGESVKNVAEETRDIGQKIKRISIADQHVDGYSYPRSTIIKHTVLQQETLKHVIKQSCWSASVQGKGLLGPNVRKLVQQ is encoded by the exons ATGATCGAAACTATGGCCAAGAAAGTGGTTTCTTTTGTTCCAATTTACAACAAGAAGCTTACAAAATGGgacaacaagaagaagaaagtgcTGCATAAGCTGAAGAAAGTTTTAGAATTTCTCAAGTCAGATGTTTACATGTTTGCACCCTTAGTTTCCTCTCAGACTTCTGATCATGTTGACTCATGTTGTACTACCTCTACAG GGATTCAGGCATATGAACCCTTTGAGGTGAAAAACGAAGATATGTTTGGAAAGGTTAAGGATTACATGAAGTCTGATTGTTACATGTATGCCCCATTGGTCACTCATCAGCCATGGCTTCGTTCTCCAATTCATGCTGTCAGTCCTGCTACAG GATCAATGTCTTGCTCTGAAATGGCACTTACAGGCAGAAAGGGAGAATCAGTGAAGAATGTAGCTGAGGAGACTAGAGATATAGgacaaaagattaaaagaatcAGCATTGCAGACCAGCATGTAGATGGATATTCTTATCCTAGAAGTACTATCATTAAGCATACTGTACTGCAGCAAGAAACATTGAAGCATGTAATTAAACAAAGTTGCTGGTCTGCTTCTGTGCAAG GAAAAGGATTGCTCGGGCCTAATGTCAGAAAACTTGTGCAGCAGTGA
- the LOC113692258 gene encoding uncharacterized protein isoform X4: MIETMAKKVVSFVPIYNKKLTKWDNKKKKVLHKLKKVLEFLKSDVYMFAPLVSSQTSDHVDSCCTTSTGIQAYEPFEVKNEDMFGKVKDYMKSDCYMYAPLVTHQPWLRSPIHAVSPATGRKGESVKNVAEETRDIGQKIKRISIADQHVDGYSYPRSTIIKHTVLQQETLKHVIKQSCWSASVQGKGLLGPNVRKLVQQ; encoded by the exons ATGATCGAAACTATGGCCAAGAAAGTGGTTTCTTTTGTTCCAATTTACAACAAGAAGCTTACAAAATGGgacaacaagaagaagaaagtgcTGCATAAGCTGAAGAAAGTTTTAGAATTTCTCAAGTCAGATGTTTACATGTTTGCACCCTTAGTTTCCTCTCAGACTTCTGATCATGTTGACTCATGTTGTACTACCTCTACAG GGATTCAGGCATATGAACCCTTTGAGGTGAAAAACGAAGATATGTTTGGAAAGGTTAAGGATTACATGAAGTCTGATTGTTACATGTATGCCCCATTGGTCACTCATCAGCCATGGCTTCGTTCTCCAATTCATGCTGTCAGTCCTGCTACAG GCAGAAAGGGAGAATCAGTGAAGAATGTAGCTGAGGAGACTAGAGATATAGgacaaaagattaaaagaatcAGCATTGCAGACCAGCATGTAGATGGATATTCTTATCCTAGAAGTACTATCATTAAGCATACTGTACTGCAGCAAGAAACATTGAAGCATGTAATTAAACAAAGTTGCTGGTCTGCTTCTGTGCAAG GAAAAGGATTGCTCGGGCCTAATGTCAGAAAACTTGTGCAGCAGTGA
- the LOC113692258 gene encoding uncharacterized protein isoform X1, with the protein MIETMAKKVVSFVPIYNKKLTKWDNKKKKVLHKLKKVLEFLKSDVYMFAPLVSSQTSDHVDSCCTTSTGIQAYEPFEVKNEDMFGKVKDYMKSDCYMYAPLVTHQPWLRSPIHAVSPATGSMSCSEMALTGRKGESVKNVAEETRDIGQKIKRISIADQHVDGYSYPRSTIIKHTVLQQETLKHVIKQSCWSASVQGDMRKEKKGRKWPKPDGNIAKKKRIARA; encoded by the exons ATGATCGAAACTATGGCCAAGAAAGTGGTTTCTTTTGTTCCAATTTACAACAAGAAGCTTACAAAATGGgacaacaagaagaagaaagtgcTGCATAAGCTGAAGAAAGTTTTAGAATTTCTCAAGTCAGATGTTTACATGTTTGCACCCTTAGTTTCCTCTCAGACTTCTGATCATGTTGACTCATGTTGTACTACCTCTACAG GGATTCAGGCATATGAACCCTTTGAGGTGAAAAACGAAGATATGTTTGGAAAGGTTAAGGATTACATGAAGTCTGATTGTTACATGTATGCCCCATTGGTCACTCATCAGCCATGGCTTCGTTCTCCAATTCATGCTGTCAGTCCTGCTACAG GATCAATGTCTTGCTCTGAAATGGCACTTACAGGCAGAAAGGGAGAATCAGTGAAGAATGTAGCTGAGGAGACTAGAGATATAGgacaaaagattaaaagaatcAGCATTGCAGACCAGCATGTAGATGGATATTCTTATCCTAGAAGTACTATCATTAAGCATACTGTACTGCAGCAAGAAACATTGAAGCATGTAATTAAACAAAGTTGCTGGTCTGCTTCTGTGCAAG GAGACAtgagaaaggagaaaaaaggaCGAAAATGGCCCAAACCAGACGGAAACATCGCTAAAAA GAAAAGGATTGCTCGGGCCTAA
- the LOC113692258 gene encoding uncharacterized protein isoform X2, with the protein MIETMAKKVVSFVPIYNKKLTKWDNKKKKVLHKLKKVLEFLKSDVYMFAPLVSSQTSDHVDSCCTTSTGIQAYEPFEVKNEDMFGKVKDYMKSDCYMYAPLVTHQPWLRSPIHAVSPATGRKGESVKNVAEETRDIGQKIKRISIADQHVDGYSYPRSTIIKHTVLQQETLKHVIKQSCWSASVQGDMRKEKKGRKWPKPDGNIAKKKRIARA; encoded by the exons ATGATCGAAACTATGGCCAAGAAAGTGGTTTCTTTTGTTCCAATTTACAACAAGAAGCTTACAAAATGGgacaacaagaagaagaaagtgcTGCATAAGCTGAAGAAAGTTTTAGAATTTCTCAAGTCAGATGTTTACATGTTTGCACCCTTAGTTTCCTCTCAGACTTCTGATCATGTTGACTCATGTTGTACTACCTCTACAG GGATTCAGGCATATGAACCCTTTGAGGTGAAAAACGAAGATATGTTTGGAAAGGTTAAGGATTACATGAAGTCTGATTGTTACATGTATGCCCCATTGGTCACTCATCAGCCATGGCTTCGTTCTCCAATTCATGCTGTCAGTCCTGCTACAG GCAGAAAGGGAGAATCAGTGAAGAATGTAGCTGAGGAGACTAGAGATATAGgacaaaagattaaaagaatcAGCATTGCAGACCAGCATGTAGATGGATATTCTTATCCTAGAAGTACTATCATTAAGCATACTGTACTGCAGCAAGAAACATTGAAGCATGTAATTAAACAAAGTTGCTGGTCTGCTTCTGTGCAAG GAGACAtgagaaaggagaaaaaaggaCGAAAATGGCCCAAACCAGACGGAAACATCGCTAAAAA GAAAAGGATTGCTCGGGCCTAA